One window from the genome of Musa acuminata AAA Group cultivar baxijiao chromosome BXJ1-4, Cavendish_Baxijiao_AAA, whole genome shotgun sequence encodes:
- the LOC135671783 gene encoding uncharacterized protein LOC135671783 isoform X2, which translates to MEAASGAAAGDVESSAAVNRWTVSTNWIVTGGSLHDAISFETSEEDAPTAPGISTPLILLRPPADAAAEEEELGFLPCEVTVCLNRKYEIHRIYARSTARVYEVYYATDKQNKCKEYLCTVRCGVASEEVTPSSDVVSFECENGSYATSDKQDKMSLADSNSSNEDGWVEVKIPDTPSHDHKINVLSRKIDGNSNTDCQIYYEATADISDASPCMSVTLRFLSLNTKTCVHVSEIYIYADPVETDTPCAPVSMGENFGGNSLLAMFMPSLLQLSKSGTSTQDNFFGASALRKYQYGVQKEAELVSSDMAVVMPQEATSDKVDCTLGLDQKQVQLKPENTFSTSDQRITNQEVPSCSVDQKLNQVRDQSEIKPENMQLGSNQKITEREPSSSTSIQETKARTENVQSTYSEKQIGLVHMSKSSAQQEYKAGDRIERVLDELVSRVTRIEAFCSRFEESLLKPLSCIETRLQNLERLFHTAGGQFPRQGACTRISAPEFSSDLENDSLNPSPASGDNDKDDTVLHDPPLPVDAMLHPSLPASGVTGCVPDSRIYPGLVLKAPEFSNEDDECLKYDAGLASDANCSQDKKLCSTGNKDSEGIKDDVSLASDLNCSEDKKLSSFDHALASALQAFLSSKPNATVMEPYELCAGDESVLNPSLIKVLSNGADTSVSTLNEVKDTTVSDSSFPVSGASERSVRNPECDTGCSIRGISEVSAALDGSSTPADALVSFLPAPVMDSDEAYMRMDGEAVSDLVAFLSSEKLKTSNCTSNLVAISSDPYNVDKSETSSLVVGVPCEGADGLDTQNHGISTKDTDLSILTTKTGLDCKCDEDEHWLERASTSPLGCSLEKRGDKVKLHGYHSTSATASEGRLLTEDLSHNVSFISDCSASKDWQGGLLNDSDDDQVDPGGASLIELGNGWSKSSSTFASLVTNSIKKKDQVGVMDSSASTADHYDGQAANETGSIHENTTSAAGQSNVASSANDSSSPNDNYAGCRLEQTPTSASSSDDPIWDVTFVPERDWSSGVPLQVLLGESCDDEVQDSAAIDATEYCIATDQLLEGMENLSLTGDTSDLRNDSGCINQQNFPSLI; encoded by the exons ATGGAAGCGGCATCGGGGGCGGCGGCCGGAGACGTAGAGAGCAGTGCTGCTGTGAATCGCTGGACGGTGTCGACGAACTGGATCGTCACCGGGGGATCCCTCCATGACGCCATATCCTTCGAGACTTCCGAGGAGGACGCCCCCACCGCCCCCGGGATCTCGACGCCTCTTATTCTCCTCAGGCCCCCGGCAGACGCGGCGGCTGAGGAGGAAGAGCTCGGCTTCCTTCCCTGCGAGGTGACGG TTTGTTTGAATAGAAAATATGAAATACATAGGATATATGCTCGCAGTACAGCTCGGGTATACGAGGTATACTATGCCACAGACAAGCAGAATAAATGCAAGGAATATCTGTGCACTGTGCGCTGTGGTGTTGCTTCTGAAGAAGTGACACCATCTTCTGATGTGGTTTCTTTCGAATGTGAGAATGGAAGTTATGCAACTTCAGATAAACAAGACAAGATGTCTCTTGCTGATAGTAATAGTAGCAATGAGGATGGTTGGGTAGAAGTGAAGATACCTGACACCCCTTCACATGATCACAAAATTAATGTTCTATCAAGGAAAATTGATGGAAATTCCAACACAGATTGTCAG ATATATTATGAGGCAACAGCTGATATTTCAGATGCCAGTCCTTGTATGTCTGTCACACTACGCTTCCTGTCACTTAATACCAAGACTTGTGTCCATGTGTCAGAGATTTACATATATGCTGACCCTGTTGAAACCGACACTCCATGTGCTCCTGTCAGTATGGGGGAAAATTTTGGAGGAAATTCTCTATTAGCCATGTTTATGCCAAGTCTTTTGCAATTATCTAAATCGGGAACTAGCACACAAGACAATTTTTTTGGTGCCTCGGCATTGCGTAAGTATCAGTATGGTGTGCAAAAGGAAGCCGAGCTAGTAAGCTCAGATATGGCAGTTGTTATGCCACAAGAAGCAACATCTGATAAGGTAGATTGTACACTGGGGCTTGATCAGAAACAGGTTCAGTTAAAACCAGAAAATACATTTTCCACATCAGACCAGAGGATAACCAACCAAGAAGTACCATCTTGCTCGGTGGATCAAAAATTGAATCAAGTACGTGATCAGAGTGAGATAAAACCAGAAAACATGCAGTTGGGATCTAATCAGAAAATAACAGAGAGAGAACCATCTTCAAGTACCTCTATACAGGAAACCAAGGCAAGAACTGAAAATGTACAATCAACATATAGTGAGAAACAAATTGgtcttgttcatatgtcaaaatcaTCTGCTCAACAAGAATACAAAGCAGGTGATCGTATTGAAAGGGTTCTGGATGAACTTGTTTCGAGGGTGACAAGAATAGAAGCATTCTGTTCAAGATTTGAGGAAAGCTTGTTAAAGCCGCTCAGTTGCATCGAGACAAGACTTCAGAACCTGGAGAGGCTATTTCACACTGCAGGAGGTCAGTTTCCTCGACAAGGTGCATGTACAAGGATATCAGCCCCAGAATTTTCATCCGATTTAGAAAATGACAGTTTGAACCCTTCACCTGCATCAGGGGATAACGATAAGGATGATACTGTTCTTCATGATCCACCATTACCAGTTGATGCCATGCTGCATCCATCATTACCGGCTTCTGGTGTTACAGGCTGTGTCCCGGATTCTAGGATATACCCAGGTCTGGTACTTAAGGCACCTGAATTCTCCAACGAAGATGATGAATGTTTAAAGTATGATGCTGGTCTAGCTTCTGATGCTAATTGTAGTCAGGATAAGAAGCTTTGTTCCACAGGCAACAAAGATTCTGAGGGTATTAAAGATGATGTGAGTTTAGCTTCTGACTTGAACTGTAGTGAAGATAAGAAGCTTTCATCTTTTGACCACGCATTAGCTTCGGCATTGCAAGCATTTTTAAGCTCAAAGCCCAACGCGACTGTGATGGAACCTTACGAGCTTTGTGCTGGTGATGAAAGTGTTCTCAATCCTTCTCTTATTAAAGTTCTCTCTAATGGAGCTGACACTTCTGTCAGCACATTGAATGAAGTAAAGGACACCACGGTTAGTGACTCTTCATTTCCAGTTTCAGGAGCTTCTGAAAGGTCTGTCAGAAATCCTGAATGCGATACTGGTTGTAGTATACGAGGCATCTCAGAGGTCTCTGCTGCTTTAGATGGCTCATCAACACCTGCTGATGCTTTGGTCTCTTTTTTGCCTGCCCCTGTGATGGATTCAG ATGAAGCATACATGCGCATGGATGGTGAAGCGGTCTCTGATTTAGTGGCTTTTCTTTCCTCGGAGAAGCTCAAGACTTCCAACTGCACTTCGAATCTGGTAGCCATTTCATCTGACCCTTACAATGTTGATAAGAGTGAAACATCTTCATTAGTGGTTGGAGTTCCATGTGAAGGAGCTGATGGACTGGACACCCAAAATCATGGAATCAGTACGAAAGATACTGATCTCAGCATCTTGACTACTAAAACTGGTTTGGACTGCAAATGTGATGAAGACGAGCACTGGCTCGAGAGAGCAAGTACCAGTCCCCTTGGGTGTTCCTTGGAAAAGAGAGGCGACAAAGTGAAACTACATGGATATCATTCCACTTCGGCAACTGCATCAGAGGGAAGACTTCTCACGGAGGATCTGTCTCATAATGTGAGTTTTATATCAGATTGTAGTGCTAGCAAGGATTGGCAAGGAGGTCTACTTAATGACAGTGATGATGATCAAGTAGATCCTGGTGGAGCAAGCCTGATCGAACTTGGTAACGGATGGTCCAAGAGCAGTAGCACATTCGCAAGCTTGGTCACCAATTCCATCAAAAAGAAAGATCAGGTTGGCGTCATGGATTCATCAGCTTCCACTGCTGACCACTACGATGGGCAAGCTGCAAATGAAACTGGAAGTATTCATGAGAACACGACGAGTGCCGCTGGCCAAAGCAACGTTGCTTCAAGTGCCAATGACTCCAGCAGTCCCAACGATAATTATGCAGGCTGTAGACTCGAACAAACACCGACTTCAGCTTCATCCTCTGATGATCCAATTTGGGATGTCACGTTTGTTCCTGAAAGAGATTGGAGCAGCGGAGTTCCACTACAAGTTTTGCTGGGCGAATCATGCGATGATGAGGTTCAAGACTCTGCTGCCATAGATGCCACTGAGTACTGTATCGCAACAGATCAGCTTCTCGAAGGGATGGAGAACCTTAGCCTTACAGGCGACACTTCTGACTTACGCAATGACTCTGGCTGCATCAATCAACAAAACTTCCCTAGTTTAATATAG
- the LOC135672654 gene encoding phosphoglycerate mutase-like protein 2: MTHEVESVCYAISEVVKQEMDGVTSSGLFPLQRCKIIHLVRHAQGIHNKGHEKDHRAYSSPEFFDAHLTPLGWDQVDNLRKHIKSCGLSKRIELVIASPLLRTSKVLPWDQIFKAYDLHDVLA; the protein is encoded by the exons ATGACACATGAGGTAGAATCAGTATGTTATGCAATATCAGAAGTGGTTAAACAAG AAATGGATGGTGTCACTAGCTCAGGCTTGTTTCCATTGCAGCGTTGCAAAATTATCCACCTG GTTAGGCATGCACAAGGTATTCATAATAAGGGACATGAAAAGGACCATAGAGCATACTCATCTCCAGAATTCTTTGATGCGCACCTTACTCCACTGGGATGGGATCAG GTTGATAATCTCCGTAAACACATTAAATCTTGTGGCTTATCAAAGAGAATTGAATTGGTTATTGCATCCCCTTTGTTAAG GACATCAAAGGTTCTGCCATGGGATCAGATATTCAAGGCATATGATTTACATGATGTGCTGGCATGA
- the LOC135671781 gene encoding ethylene-responsive transcription factor ERN1-like, producing MEIHFQPQRHPRQIPVCKPASRSKKRSKSSSSSKFVGVRQRPSGRWVAEIKDTTQKIRMWLGTFETAEEAARAYDEAACLLRGSNTRTNFITHVATDSPLASRIQNLLNLKKQTTSASNPSPSNISPCDPSATCTGASSAASSSIEPESCTSNNSLGSVASCLESQQDISQMADEVYRPCFSNGGEDLEFWSSSPLPSDSWLFDCLELPKVGPEISEFERMKVERQFSASLYAMNGVQEYFDMVHDPSDTLWDLPPLCHLPCRT from the coding sequence ATGGAAATCCACTTCCAACCTCAGAGGCATCCACGCCAGATCCCTGTCTGTAAACCAGCAAGCAGATCCAAGAAGAGGAgcaagagcagcagcagcagcaagtttGTAGGTGTGAGGCAAAGACCATCGGGAAGATGGGTGGCAGAGATCAAGGACACCACGCAGAAGATAAGGATGTGGCTGGGGACGTTCGAGACGGCGGAGGAGGCCGCCCGGGCCTACGACGAGGCCGCCTGCCTCCTCCGTGGCTCCAACACTCGCACAAACTTCATCACCCATGTCGCCACGGACTCCCCTCTCGCGTCGAGGATTCAGAATCTTCTCAACCTCAAGAAGCAGACTACCAGCGCTAGCAATCCTTCCCCGTCCAACATTTCTCCTTGCGACCCTTCTGCAACCTGCACTGGCGCAAGTAGTGCCGCTTCGAGCAGCATAGAACCTGAAAGCTGCACTAGTAACAACAGTCTTGGCAGTGTTGCTTCCTGTCTCGAGAGCCAGCAGGACATCAGCCAAATGGCTGATGAAGTGTACAGGCCGTGCTTTAGCAATGGCGGTGAGGATCTCGAGTTCTGGTCATCCTCGCCATTGCCGTCGGACTCGTGGCTGTTTGATTGTCTCGAACTGCCCAAGGTTGGCCCGGAGATCTCCGAGTTCGAGAGGATGAAGGTGGAGCGGCAGTTCTCGGCGTCGCTCTACGCCATGAACGGAGTCCAGGAGTACTTCGACATGGTGCACGACCCTTCAGATACGCTGTGGGATCTCCCTCCCCTCTGTCATTTGCCTTGCAGGACTTGA
- the LOC135671783 gene encoding uncharacterized protein LOC135671783 isoform X1 — MEAASGAAAGDVESSAAVNRWTVSTNWIVTGGSLHDAISFETSEEDAPTAPGISTPLILLRPPADAAAEEEELGFLPCEVTVCLNRKYEIHRIYARSTARVYEVYYATDKQNKCKEYLCTVRCGVASEEVTPSSDVVSFECENGSYATSDKQDKMSLADSNSSNEDGWVEVKIPDTPSHDHKINVLSRKIDGNSNTDCQIYYEATADISDASPCMSVTLRFLSLNTKTCVHVSEIYIYADPVETDTPCAPVSMGENFGGNSLLAMFMPSLLQLSKSGTSTQDNFFGASALRKYQYGVQKEAELVSSDMAVVMPQEATSDKVDCTLGLDQKQVQLKPENTFSTSDQRITNQEVPSCSVDQKLNQVRDQSEIKPENMQLGSNQKITEREPSSSTSIQETKARTENVQSTYSEKQIGLVHMSKSSAQQEYKAGDRIERVLDELVSRVTRIEAFCSRFEESLLKPLSCIETRLQNLERLFHTAGGQFPRQGACTRISAPEFSSDLENDSLNPSPASGDNDKDDTVLHDPPLPVDAMLHPSLPASGVTGCVPDSRIYPGLVLKAPEFSNEDDECLKYDAGLASDANCSQDKKLCSTGNKDSEGIKDDVSLASDLNCSEDKKLSSFDHALASALQAFLSSKPNATVMEPYELCAGDESVLNPSLIKVLSNGADTSVSTLNEVKDTTVSDSSFPVSGASERSVRNPECDTGCSIRGISEVSAALDGSSTPADALVSFLPAPVMDSGLIFKAPEFSSDEDEFDNYDDTTETNSHNFHEDEAYMRMDGEAVSDLVAFLSSEKLKTSNCTSNLVAISSDPYNVDKSETSSLVVGVPCEGADGLDTQNHGISTKDTDLSILTTKTGLDCKCDEDEHWLERASTSPLGCSLEKRGDKVKLHGYHSTSATASEGRLLTEDLSHNVSFISDCSASKDWQGGLLNDSDDDQVDPGGASLIELGNGWSKSSSTFASLVTNSIKKKDQVGVMDSSASTADHYDGQAANETGSIHENTTSAAGQSNVASSANDSSSPNDNYAGCRLEQTPTSASSSDDPIWDVTFVPERDWSSGVPLQVLLGESCDDEVQDSAAIDATEYCIATDQLLEGMENLSLTGDTSDLRNDSGCINQQNFPSLI; from the exons ATGGAAGCGGCATCGGGGGCGGCGGCCGGAGACGTAGAGAGCAGTGCTGCTGTGAATCGCTGGACGGTGTCGACGAACTGGATCGTCACCGGGGGATCCCTCCATGACGCCATATCCTTCGAGACTTCCGAGGAGGACGCCCCCACCGCCCCCGGGATCTCGACGCCTCTTATTCTCCTCAGGCCCCCGGCAGACGCGGCGGCTGAGGAGGAAGAGCTCGGCTTCCTTCCCTGCGAGGTGACGG TTTGTTTGAATAGAAAATATGAAATACATAGGATATATGCTCGCAGTACAGCTCGGGTATACGAGGTATACTATGCCACAGACAAGCAGAATAAATGCAAGGAATATCTGTGCACTGTGCGCTGTGGTGTTGCTTCTGAAGAAGTGACACCATCTTCTGATGTGGTTTCTTTCGAATGTGAGAATGGAAGTTATGCAACTTCAGATAAACAAGACAAGATGTCTCTTGCTGATAGTAATAGTAGCAATGAGGATGGTTGGGTAGAAGTGAAGATACCTGACACCCCTTCACATGATCACAAAATTAATGTTCTATCAAGGAAAATTGATGGAAATTCCAACACAGATTGTCAG ATATATTATGAGGCAACAGCTGATATTTCAGATGCCAGTCCTTGTATGTCTGTCACACTACGCTTCCTGTCACTTAATACCAAGACTTGTGTCCATGTGTCAGAGATTTACATATATGCTGACCCTGTTGAAACCGACACTCCATGTGCTCCTGTCAGTATGGGGGAAAATTTTGGAGGAAATTCTCTATTAGCCATGTTTATGCCAAGTCTTTTGCAATTATCTAAATCGGGAACTAGCACACAAGACAATTTTTTTGGTGCCTCGGCATTGCGTAAGTATCAGTATGGTGTGCAAAAGGAAGCCGAGCTAGTAAGCTCAGATATGGCAGTTGTTATGCCACAAGAAGCAACATCTGATAAGGTAGATTGTACACTGGGGCTTGATCAGAAACAGGTTCAGTTAAAACCAGAAAATACATTTTCCACATCAGACCAGAGGATAACCAACCAAGAAGTACCATCTTGCTCGGTGGATCAAAAATTGAATCAAGTACGTGATCAGAGTGAGATAAAACCAGAAAACATGCAGTTGGGATCTAATCAGAAAATAACAGAGAGAGAACCATCTTCAAGTACCTCTATACAGGAAACCAAGGCAAGAACTGAAAATGTACAATCAACATATAGTGAGAAACAAATTGgtcttgttcatatgtcaaaatcaTCTGCTCAACAAGAATACAAAGCAGGTGATCGTATTGAAAGGGTTCTGGATGAACTTGTTTCGAGGGTGACAAGAATAGAAGCATTCTGTTCAAGATTTGAGGAAAGCTTGTTAAAGCCGCTCAGTTGCATCGAGACAAGACTTCAGAACCTGGAGAGGCTATTTCACACTGCAGGAGGTCAGTTTCCTCGACAAGGTGCATGTACAAGGATATCAGCCCCAGAATTTTCATCCGATTTAGAAAATGACAGTTTGAACCCTTCACCTGCATCAGGGGATAACGATAAGGATGATACTGTTCTTCATGATCCACCATTACCAGTTGATGCCATGCTGCATCCATCATTACCGGCTTCTGGTGTTACAGGCTGTGTCCCGGATTCTAGGATATACCCAGGTCTGGTACTTAAGGCACCTGAATTCTCCAACGAAGATGATGAATGTTTAAAGTATGATGCTGGTCTAGCTTCTGATGCTAATTGTAGTCAGGATAAGAAGCTTTGTTCCACAGGCAACAAAGATTCTGAGGGTATTAAAGATGATGTGAGTTTAGCTTCTGACTTGAACTGTAGTGAAGATAAGAAGCTTTCATCTTTTGACCACGCATTAGCTTCGGCATTGCAAGCATTTTTAAGCTCAAAGCCCAACGCGACTGTGATGGAACCTTACGAGCTTTGTGCTGGTGATGAAAGTGTTCTCAATCCTTCTCTTATTAAAGTTCTCTCTAATGGAGCTGACACTTCTGTCAGCACATTGAATGAAGTAAAGGACACCACGGTTAGTGACTCTTCATTTCCAGTTTCAGGAGCTTCTGAAAGGTCTGTCAGAAATCCTGAATGCGATACTGGTTGTAGTATACGAGGCATCTCAGAGGTCTCTGCTGCTTTAGATGGCTCATCAACACCTGCTGATGCTTTGGTCTCTTTTTTGCCTGCCCCTGTGATGGATTCAGGTTTGATATTCAAGGCACCTGAGTTTTCAAGTGATGAAGATGAGTTTGATAATTATGATGATACGACAGAGACTAATAGTCATAATTTCCATGAAGATGAAGCATACATGCGCATGGATGGTGAAGCGGTCTCTGATTTAGTGGCTTTTCTTTCCTCGGAGAAGCTCAAGACTTCCAACTGCACTTCGAATCTGGTAGCCATTTCATCTGACCCTTACAATGTTGATAAGAGTGAAACATCTTCATTAGTGGTTGGAGTTCCATGTGAAGGAGCTGATGGACTGGACACCCAAAATCATGGAATCAGTACGAAAGATACTGATCTCAGCATCTTGACTACTAAAACTGGTTTGGACTGCAAATGTGATGAAGACGAGCACTGGCTCGAGAGAGCAAGTACCAGTCCCCTTGGGTGTTCCTTGGAAAAGAGAGGCGACAAAGTGAAACTACATGGATATCATTCCACTTCGGCAACTGCATCAGAGGGAAGACTTCTCACGGAGGATCTGTCTCATAATGTGAGTTTTATATCAGATTGTAGTGCTAGCAAGGATTGGCAAGGAGGTCTACTTAATGACAGTGATGATGATCAAGTAGATCCTGGTGGAGCAAGCCTGATCGAACTTGGTAACGGATGGTCCAAGAGCAGTAGCACATTCGCAAGCTTGGTCACCAATTCCATCAAAAAGAAAGATCAGGTTGGCGTCATGGATTCATCAGCTTCCACTGCTGACCACTACGATGGGCAAGCTGCAAATGAAACTGGAAGTATTCATGAGAACACGACGAGTGCCGCTGGCCAAAGCAACGTTGCTTCAAGTGCCAATGACTCCAGCAGTCCCAACGATAATTATGCAGGCTGTAGACTCGAACAAACACCGACTTCAGCTTCATCCTCTGATGATCCAATTTGGGATGTCACGTTTGTTCCTGAAAGAGATTGGAGCAGCGGAGTTCCACTACAAGTTTTGCTGGGCGAATCATGCGATGATGAGGTTCAAGACTCTGCTGCCATAGATGCCACTGAGTACTGTATCGCAACAGATCAGCTTCTCGAAGGGATGGAGAACCTTAGCCTTACAGGCGACACTTCTGACTTACGCAATGACTCTGGCTGCATCAATCAACAAAACTTCCCTAGTTTAATATAG